One stretch of Streptomyces sp. R21 DNA includes these proteins:
- a CDS encoding ABC transporter permease produces MADSNWTRAIRWDTVVGALLLVVLLMSFGFVDGFGNALNLSFLLGNTLPIALIALPMTLLVVAGEIDLSVASTAGLSGSVMGALWNQGMTIETIIPVCLLLGVVCGLVNGLLVTRLGLPSLAVTIGTLAAYRGIAQIVLGSDAVTDFPTQYLDFASGRLGDTFLPQAFLPFLVLLAIGVVVLHATPFGRSLFAIGASEEAARFAGIRVKRHKLLLFVATGFMASLTGIFWALHYASARYDNATGLELSVVAAVLLGGIDFDGGKGTLGGAIAGVFLLGALQNVMSLKDVSAQSQIVVTGVLLVLSVLGPRVARQIAVARAGRRAAAAPVPPVSKAPTPTS; encoded by the coding sequence ATGGCTGACTCCAACTGGACGCGGGCCATCCGCTGGGACACGGTCGTCGGCGCCCTCCTCCTCGTCGTGCTGCTGATGTCGTTCGGATTCGTCGACGGCTTCGGCAACGCCCTCAACCTGTCCTTCCTCCTCGGCAACACCCTGCCGATCGCGCTGATCGCGCTGCCGATGACCCTGCTGGTCGTCGCCGGTGAGATCGACCTGTCGGTGGCCTCCACGGCCGGGCTGTCCGGCTCCGTGATGGGCGCCCTGTGGAACCAGGGCATGACGATCGAGACGATCATCCCGGTCTGCCTGCTCCTCGGAGTCGTCTGCGGGCTGGTCAACGGCCTGCTGGTGACCCGGCTCGGACTGCCCTCCCTCGCCGTCACCATCGGCACTCTCGCCGCCTACCGGGGCATCGCACAGATCGTGCTCGGCTCGGACGCGGTGACCGACTTCCCCACCCAGTACCTGGACTTCGCGTCCGGACGTCTCGGGGACACCTTCCTCCCGCAGGCCTTCCTGCCCTTCCTCGTGCTGCTCGCCATCGGCGTGGTCGTGCTGCACGCCACCCCGTTCGGCCGTTCGCTCTTCGCGATCGGCGCCAGCGAGGAAGCAGCCCGGTTCGCCGGCATCCGTGTGAAGCGGCACAAGCTGCTGCTGTTCGTGGCGACCGGGTTCATGGCCTCGCTCACCGGCATCTTCTGGGCACTGCACTACGCCAGCGCCCGCTACGACAACGCCACCGGGCTCGAACTCTCCGTCGTGGCGGCCGTGTTGCTCGGCGGCATCGACTTCGACGGCGGCAAGGGCACGCTCGGCGGCGCGATCGCGGGAGTCTTCCTGCTCGGCGCGTTGCAGAACGTGATGAGCCTGAAGGACGTCTCCGCCCAGTCGCAGATCGTCGTCACCGGCGTCCTGCTCGTGCTGTCGGTGCTCGGCCCCCGGGTCGCGCGCCAGATCGCCGTCGCGAGGGCGGGCCGCAGAGCCGCCGCGGCGCCCGTGCCACCCGTGTCAAAGGCGCCCACTCCGACCTCGTAA
- a CDS encoding ABC transporter permease — protein sequence MTVTAPNPAPAAEAPKSSGTRLVDRVFKMRELAILVVFLVMIGITQAGNSEFLSEQGIKDLLLNATILVLVATGQSLVVITRNVDLSVGSTLGISAFAAGTYLQGGGNPVVAIFLAVLLGIGCGLVNGLLVSLGQVPALVVTLGTLYIIRGIDSIWVGSRQITAANLPDGFINFGSGGISAVPWLALIALAVLIATAYYLKHFGSGRELYALGSNPEAARLAGIPVRKRILAAYTFCGGLAGLAGAMYLARFGNVDSGTGNGYELTVVSAVVVGGVVFTGGSGSVYGAALGALLLTSINSVLPALGVSSVWVLAINGTLLILAIAVDRIVALRVATALKKRNARHG from the coding sequence ATGACGGTGACCGCTCCCAACCCCGCCCCCGCCGCCGAAGCGCCCAAGTCCAGCGGCACCCGGCTGGTCGACCGCGTCTTCAAGATGCGCGAACTCGCCATCCTGGTCGTCTTCCTGGTGATGATCGGCATCACGCAGGCCGGCAACAGCGAGTTCCTCTCCGAGCAGGGCATCAAGGACCTGCTCCTCAACGCGACCATCCTGGTGCTCGTCGCCACCGGCCAGTCGCTGGTCGTCATCACCCGCAACGTCGACCTGTCGGTCGGCTCGACGCTCGGCATCAGCGCCTTCGCCGCCGGTACGTATCTCCAGGGCGGCGGCAACCCTGTCGTCGCCATCTTCCTGGCGGTGCTGCTCGGCATCGGCTGCGGACTGGTCAACGGCCTGCTCGTCAGCCTCGGCCAGGTGCCCGCGCTCGTCGTCACCCTCGGCACCCTCTACATCATCCGGGGCATCGACTCCATCTGGGTCGGCTCACGGCAGATCACCGCGGCCAACCTCCCGGACGGATTCATCAACTTCGGCTCCGGCGGCATCTCGGCGGTGCCGTGGCTGGCGCTCATCGCGCTGGCCGTGCTGATCGCCACCGCGTACTACCTCAAGCACTTCGGCAGCGGCAGGGAGCTGTACGCACTCGGCTCCAACCCCGAGGCCGCGCGGCTCGCCGGCATCCCGGTGCGCAAGCGGATCCTGGCCGCGTACACCTTCTGCGGCGGCCTGGCCGGCCTCGCGGGCGCCATGTACCTGGCCCGGTTCGGCAACGTCGACTCCGGCACCGGCAACGGCTACGAACTCACCGTCGTCAGCGCGGTCGTCGTCGGCGGCGTCGTCTTCACCGGCGGCTCCGGCAGCGTCTACGGCGCGGCCCTCGGCGCCCTCCTGCTGACCTCCATCAACAGCGTGCTGCCCGCCCTCGGCGTCAGTTCCGTCTGGGTGCTCGCCATCAACGGCACCCTGCTCATCCTCGCCATCGCGGTCGACCGGATCGTCGCCCTGCGTGTGGCGACCGCTCTGAAGAAGAGGAACGCCCGTCATGGCTGA
- a CDS encoding sugar ABC transporter ATP-binding protein — protein MTHPSDTGPAPVLALQDISKSFGAVRALRDVSLELFPGEVHAIAGENGAGKSTLIKTLAGVHRPDAGRLLLDGEPTVFHGPADARDAGIAVIYQEPTLFPDLSIAENIFMGRQPRRALGRIDHKATHTATLALMRRLGVELDPDRPARGLSIADQQIVEIAKALSFDARVLIMDEPTAALTGSEVARLFGVVRTLREQGSAVLFISHRLEEIFQICQTVTTLRDGALISSEPLEGMTEDDLVRRMVGRDLDELYPKQEVEAGEVALSVRRLTREGVFTDVSFDVRRGEIVGLAGLVGAGRTEVARAVFGIDRWDAGEVELDGKTLTNGAPSTAMAAGLALVPEDRRAQGLVMDMSIERNIGLTGLRTTVKAGLVDRGAERSRSLDWAVKLQVKYARIADAVATLSGGNQQKVVLAKWLATGPKVLIVDEPTRGIDVGTKAEVHRLLSELAADGVAVLMISSDLPEILGMADRVLVMHEGRLAAEIPRSEATEESVMAAATGRAAA, from the coding sequence ATGACCCACCCGTCCGATACGGGTCCGGCACCTGTGCTGGCGCTCCAGGACATTTCGAAGTCCTTCGGCGCCGTGCGCGCCCTTCGGGACGTGTCCCTGGAGCTGTTTCCCGGCGAGGTGCACGCCATCGCCGGTGAGAACGGCGCAGGCAAGTCGACCCTCATCAAGACGCTCGCCGGGGTGCACCGACCGGACGCCGGCCGGCTGCTGCTCGACGGCGAGCCGACCGTCTTCCACGGACCCGCCGACGCCCGCGACGCGGGCATCGCCGTGATCTACCAGGAGCCCACGCTCTTCCCCGATCTTTCGATCGCCGAAAACATCTTCATGGGCCGCCAGCCCCGGCGCGCCCTCGGCCGGATCGACCACAAGGCCACCCACACCGCCACCCTCGCCCTGATGCGCCGGCTCGGCGTCGAGCTCGACCCCGACCGCCCGGCCCGCGGCCTGTCCATCGCCGACCAGCAGATCGTCGAGATCGCCAAGGCGCTCTCCTTCGACGCACGCGTCCTGATCATGGACGAGCCGACCGCGGCCCTGACCGGCAGCGAGGTCGCCCGCCTCTTCGGCGTCGTCCGCACGCTGCGCGAGCAGGGCTCGGCGGTGCTGTTCATCTCGCACCGTCTGGAGGAGATCTTCCAGATCTGCCAGACGGTCACCACGCTGCGCGACGGCGCCCTCATCTCCAGCGAGCCGCTGGAGGGCATGACCGAGGACGATCTCGTACGACGGATGGTCGGCCGTGACCTCGACGAGCTGTACCCGAAGCAGGAGGTGGAGGCCGGCGAGGTGGCGCTCAGTGTGCGTCGCCTGACCCGCGAGGGCGTCTTCACCGACGTGTCCTTCGACGTCCGGCGTGGCGAGATCGTCGGCCTTGCCGGACTCGTCGGCGCCGGACGCACCGAGGTCGCCCGCGCGGTCTTCGGCATCGACCGGTGGGACGCCGGCGAGGTCGAGCTGGACGGTAAGACCCTGACGAACGGCGCTCCCTCCACCGCGATGGCCGCCGGACTGGCCCTGGTCCCCGAGGACCGGCGCGCCCAGGGCCTGGTGATGGACATGTCCATCGAGCGCAACATCGGGCTGACCGGCCTGCGAACGACCGTGAAGGCCGGTCTCGTCGACCGCGGTGCCGAACGCAGCCGCTCCCTCGACTGGGCCGTCAAGCTCCAGGTCAAGTACGCCCGGATCGCCGACGCCGTCGCCACCCTGTCCGGCGGCAACCAGCAGAAGGTCGTCCTCGCCAAGTGGCTGGCCACCGGCCCCAAAGTGCTCATCGTCGACGAGCCGACCCGTGGCATCGACGTCGGCACCAAGGCCGAAGTGCACCGGCTGCTCAGCGAGTTGGCCGCCGACGGAGTGGCCGTCCTGATGATCTCCTCCGACCTGCCCGAGATCCTCGGCATGGCCGACCGTGTGCTGGTGATGCACGAGGGCCGCCTGGCCGCCGAGATCCCGCGTTCCGAAGCCACCGAGGAATCCGTGATGGCCGCAGCCACCGGGAGGGCCGCCGCATGA
- the rhaI gene encoding L-rhamnose isomerase, with product MTELAAVKAALKTQAVETPSWAYGNSGTRFKVFAQPGVPRTPQEKLDDAAQVHAFTGAAPTVALHIPWDKVDDYAALAKHAEDRGLKLGTINSNTFQDDDYKLGSICHPDAAVRRKALDHLLECVDIMDATGSKDLKLWFADGTNYPGQDDIRERQDRLAEGLAQVYERLGDDQRMLLEYKFFEPAFYTTDVPDWGTAYAHCLKLGDKAQVVVDTGHHAPGTNIEFIVATLLRERKLGGFDFNSRFYADDDLMVGAADPFQLFRIMYEVIRGGGFAPEVAFMLDQCHNIEAKIPAIIRSVMNVQEATAKALLVDRVALSAAQRSGDVLEANAVIMDAYNTDVRPLLREVRGELGLDPEPVAAYRASGWAERIASERVGGQQAGWGA from the coding sequence GTGACCGAGCTCGCCGCGGTGAAGGCCGCCCTCAAGACCCAGGCCGTCGAGACGCCGTCATGGGCGTACGGGAACTCGGGAACCCGCTTCAAGGTGTTCGCGCAGCCCGGAGTTCCGCGTACGCCTCAGGAGAAGTTGGACGACGCCGCCCAGGTGCACGCGTTCACCGGTGCGGCGCCGACCGTCGCCCTGCACATTCCGTGGGACAAGGTCGACGACTACGCCGCCCTCGCCAAGCACGCGGAGGACCGCGGGCTCAAGCTCGGCACGATCAACTCCAACACTTTCCAGGACGACGACTACAAGCTCGGCAGCATCTGCCACCCCGACGCCGCCGTGCGCCGCAAGGCCCTTGATCACCTGCTCGAGTGCGTCGACATCATGGACGCGACCGGTTCCAAGGACCTGAAGCTGTGGTTCGCCGACGGCACCAATTACCCCGGCCAGGACGACATCCGCGAGCGCCAGGACCGGCTCGCCGAGGGCCTTGCACAGGTGTACGAGCGCCTCGGTGACGACCAGCGCATGCTCCTCGAGTACAAGTTCTTCGAGCCCGCCTTCTACACGACCGACGTCCCGGACTGGGGCACGGCCTACGCACACTGCCTCAAGCTCGGCGACAAGGCCCAGGTCGTGGTCGATACCGGACACCACGCACCCGGCACCAACATCGAGTTCATCGTCGCCACGCTGCTGCGCGAGCGGAAGCTCGGCGGCTTCGACTTCAACTCACGCTTCTATGCCGACGACGACCTGATGGTGGGCGCCGCCGACCCCTTCCAGCTCTTCCGGATCATGTACGAGGTGATCCGCGGCGGCGGCTTCGCGCCCGAGGTCGCCTTCATGCTCGACCAGTGCCACAACATCGAGGCGAAGATCCCGGCGATCATTCGGTCGGTGATGAACGTCCAGGAAGCCACGGCGAAGGCGCTGCTGGTGGATCGCGTCGCTCTTTCCGCCGCCCAGCGCTCGGGGGACGTACTCGAGGCGAACGCCGTGATCATGGACGCGTACAACACGGACGTACGGCCGTTGCTGCGGGAGGTGCGGGGCGAGCTGGGGCTCGACCCTGAGCCGGTCGCGGCGTACCGGGCCTCCGGCTGGGCCGAACGGATTGCTTCCGAGCGCGTCGGTGGGCAGCAGGCCGGATGGGGCGCGTAG
- a CDS encoding bifunctional aldolase/short-chain dehydrogenase — protein MAPHPHPQAAALLARSHRLGADPRNTNYAGGNTSAKGTDTDPVTGGDVELMWVKGSGGDLGTLTEAGLAVLRLDRLHALKGVYPGVEREDEMVAAFDYCLHGKGGAAPSIDTAMHGLVDAAHVDHLHPDSGIALACAADGEKLTAECFGDSVVWVPWRRPGFQLGLDIAAVKEANPQAIGCVLGGHGITAWGATAKECERNSLHIIRTAEAFLEEKGKAEPFGPVVEGYGALAEGERRERAAALAPYIRAVASQDKPQVGHFTDSDVVLEFLARAEHPRLAALGTSCPDHFLRTKVAPLVLDLPPTAGLDEAIARLKELHAEYREEYAAYYQRHALPDSPAMRGADPAIVLVPGVGMFSFGKDKQTARVAGEFYVNAINVMRGAEAVSTYAPIEESEKFRIEYWALEEAKLKRMPKPKPLATRVALVTGAGSGIGKAIAHRLAAEGACVVVADLNGDNAAAVAEELGGPDKAVAVTVDVTSEEQIADAFKAAVLAFGGVDLVVNNAGISISKPLLETSAKDWDLQHDIMARGSFLVSREAARVMVQQELGGDIVYIASKNAVFAGPNNIAYSATKADQAHQVRLLAAELGEHGIRVNGVNPDGVVRGSGIFAGGWGAQRAATYGIEEEKLGEFYAQRTILKREVLPEHVANAVFALTGGELTHTTGLHVPVDAGVAAAFLR, from the coding sequence ATGGCACCCCACCCCCACCCCCAAGCCGCCGCTCTGCTCGCCCGGTCGCATCGGCTCGGCGCCGATCCCCGTAACACGAACTACGCGGGGGGCAACACGTCCGCGAAGGGCACCGACACCGACCCTGTCACCGGCGGTGACGTCGAGCTGATGTGGGTGAAGGGGTCCGGCGGGGATCTGGGAACCCTCACCGAGGCGGGGCTGGCTGTGCTGCGGCTGGACCGGCTGCACGCGCTGAAGGGTGTCTACCCGGGCGTCGAGCGCGAGGACGAGATGGTTGCCGCGTTCGACTACTGCCTTCACGGCAAGGGCGGCGCGGCCCCCTCCATCGACACCGCGATGCACGGTCTGGTCGACGCCGCTCACGTCGACCACCTCCACCCGGACTCCGGGATCGCGCTCGCCTGTGCGGCGGACGGGGAGAAGCTGACCGCCGAGTGCTTCGGCGACAGCGTGGTGTGGGTGCCCTGGCGGCGGCCCGGCTTCCAGCTGGGACTGGACATCGCCGCTGTGAAGGAGGCCAACCCGCAGGCGATCGGCTGCGTCCTCGGCGGGCACGGCATCACGGCGTGGGGTGCCACGGCCAAGGAGTGCGAGCGCAACTCGCTGCACATCATCCGTACCGCCGAGGCGTTCCTGGAGGAGAAGGGGAAGGCCGAGCCGTTCGGGCCTGTCGTCGAGGGGTACGGGGCGCTGGCCGAGGGTGAGCGGCGCGAGCGGGCCGCGGCCCTGGCGCCGTACATCCGGGCCGTCGCCTCCCAGGACAAGCCGCAGGTCGGCCACTTCACCGACTCTGACGTGGTTCTTGAGTTCCTGGCCCGGGCCGAGCACCCGCGGCTCGCCGCGCTGGGGACCTCCTGCCCCGATCACTTCCTGCGGACCAAGGTGGCGCCGCTGGTCCTCGACCTGCCGCCGACGGCAGGCCTGGACGAGGCCATCGCGCGGCTGAAGGAGCTCCACGCCGAGTACCGCGAGGAGTACGCCGCCTACTACCAGCGGCATGCGCTGCCCGACTCCCCCGCGATGCGCGGCGCCGACCCGGCGATCGTCCTCGTCCCCGGTGTCGGCATGTTCTCCTTCGGCAAGGACAAGCAGACCGCTCGGGTGGCCGGCGAGTTCTACGTCAACGCGATCAACGTGATGCGCGGCGCCGAGGCGGTCTCGACGTACGCGCCGATCGAGGAGTCGGAGAAGTTCCGCATCGAGTACTGGGCGCTGGAGGAGGCCAAGCTCAAGCGGATGCCGAAGCCCAAGCCGCTGGCCACCCGGGTGGCGCTGGTGACCGGCGCGGGCAGCGGCATCGGCAAGGCGATCGCGCACCGGCTGGCCGCCGAGGGCGCGTGCGTCGTCGTCGCCGACCTCAACGGCGACAACGCAGCTGCGGTTGCGGAGGAGCTGGGCGGCCCTGACAAGGCCGTCGCGGTCACCGTGGACGTCACCTCCGAGGAGCAGATCGCCGACGCGTTCAAGGCGGCGGTGCTCGCCTTCGGCGGCGTCGACCTGGTGGTCAACAACGCCGGCATCTCCATCTCCAAGCCGCTCCTTGAGACCTCGGCGAAGGACTGGGACCTCCAGCACGACATCATGGCCCGCGGCTCCTTCCTCGTCTCGCGCGAGGCGGCCCGGGTGATGGTCCAGCAGGAGCTGGGCGGCGACATCGTCTACATCGCCTCCAAGAACGCCGTCTTCGCCGGCCCCAACAACATCGCGTACTCCGCGACCAAGGCCGACCAGGCCCACCAAGTACGGCTGCTCGCAGCCGAGTTGGGCGAGCACGGCATCCGGGTCAACGGTGTCAACCCGGACGGCGTCGTGCGCGGCTCCGGCATCTTCGCGGGCGGCTGGGGCGCCCAGCGTGCGGCGACCTACGGCATCGAGGAGGAGAAGCTCGGCGAGTTCTACGCCCAGCGGACCATCCTCAAGCGCGAGGTGCTGCCCGAGCACGTCGCGAACGCCGTGTTCGCGCTGACCGGCGGGGAGCTGACGCACACCACCGGGCTGCACGTGCCGGTCGACGCCGGCGTGGCCGCCGCGTTCCTGCGATGA
- a CDS encoding rhamnulokinase family protein, translating into MSTTVKSYAAVDLGASSGRVMVGRVGPDALELTEAHRFTNRPVRVPEGLRWDILSLYAGVLDGLRAAGQVDSVGIDSWAVDYGLLDTDGALLGNPVHYRDARTEGVAEKVWATVPAAELYAATGLQYAPFNTLYQLTAARTSSQLAHAQRLLLIPDLLTYWLTGEAGTELTNASTTQLIDPRTREWSYDIASRLGIDLDLFAPLRRPGDPAGLLRPQVLEETGLTGPVPVTTVGSHDTASAVAAVPAGSGERFAYICTGTWSLAGLELDAPVLSEASRLANFTNELGLDGTVRYLRNIMGLWLLQECVRDWGHPDLGELLPAAAGVPALRSVVDAGDAAFLAPGRMPERIADACRASGQPVPESRAEITRCILDSLALAHRRAITEAQSLADHPVDVVHIVGGGTRNALLCQLTADACGLPVVAGPAEAAALGNVLVQARAHGLVGDRSAMRGLLARTQPLERYIPRGDTAAWRAAEIRITGR; encoded by the coding sequence ATGAGCACCACCGTGAAGTCGTACGCCGCCGTCGACCTCGGCGCGTCCAGCGGGCGCGTCATGGTCGGCCGCGTCGGGCCGGACGCCCTGGAGCTGACCGAGGCGCACCGGTTCACCAACCGGCCGGTGCGCGTCCCCGAGGGCCTGCGCTGGGACATCCTGTCCCTGTACGCGGGGGTGCTCGACGGACTGCGCGCCGCAGGGCAGGTCGACTCGGTGGGCATCGACAGCTGGGCCGTGGACTACGGGCTCCTCGACACGGACGGTGCGCTGCTCGGCAATCCGGTGCACTACCGCGACGCGCGCACCGAGGGCGTGGCGGAGAAGGTGTGGGCGACGGTCCCGGCCGCGGAGCTGTACGCGGCCACCGGTCTCCAGTACGCGCCGTTCAACACGCTGTACCAGTTGACGGCGGCTCGCACCTCATCTCAACTGGCTCACGCTCAGCGGCTGTTGCTGATTCCCGATCTGCTGACGTACTGGCTCACGGGCGAGGCGGGCACCGAGCTCACCAACGCCTCGACCACCCAGCTGATCGATCCCCGGACGCGCGAGTGGTCGTACGACATCGCCTCCCGGCTGGGCATCGACCTGGACCTGTTCGCGCCGCTACGCCGGCCCGGCGACCCGGCGGGACTGCTGCGGCCGCAGGTGCTGGAGGAGACCGGGCTGACCGGCCCGGTCCCGGTGACCACGGTCGGCTCGCACGACACGGCCTCGGCGGTGGCCGCGGTGCCCGCCGGCTCCGGCGAGCGCTTCGCGTACATCTGCACCGGCACCTGGTCCCTGGCGGGTCTGGAGCTGGACGCGCCGGTCCTGTCCGAGGCGAGCCGGCTGGCCAACTTCACCAACGAGCTGGGCCTGGACGGCACCGTCCGCTATCTCCGCAACATCATGGGGCTCTGGCTGCTCCAGGAGTGCGTACGCGACTGGGGGCACCCCGACCTGGGGGAGCTTCTGCCGGCGGCCGCCGGGGTTCCGGCGCTGCGCTCGGTCGTGGACGCGGGCGACGCCGCCTTCCTCGCGCCGGGCCGTATGCCGGAGCGGATCGCCGACGCCTGCCGGGCCTCCGGTCAGCCGGTGCCGGAGTCCCGCGCCGAGATCACCCGCTGCATCCTGGACTCCCTCGCTCTCGCCCACCGCCGGGCCATCACCGAGGCCCAGTCGCTCGCCGACCACCCGGTCGACGTCGTCCACATCGTCGGCGGCGGCACCCGCAACGCCCTGCTCTGCCAGCTCACCGCCGACGCCTGCGGCCTGCCGGTCGTGGCGGGCCCGGCGGAGGCGGCCGCGCTCGGCAACGTCCTCGTCCAGGCCCGCGCCCACGGTCTTGTCGGCGACCGCTCGGCGATGCGTGGACTCCTCGCCCGTACGCAGCCGCTGGAGCGGTACATACCGCGGGGCGACACCGCGGCGTGGCGCGCGGCGGAGATCCGGATCACCGGCCGGTGA
- a CDS encoding (Fe-S)-binding protein — MRVALFLTCVNDTLYPDTGRAVVKLLTRLDVDVDFPMGQTCCGQAHYNTGYRHEAEPLARKFSDVFGAYEAIVTPSGSCGAMVRELYPRMGERARAEGRGDTLATALAPVVPKTYELTEFLVDVLGVTDVGAYYPHTVTYHPTCHGLRSLGLGARPRRLLEAVKGLELRELPGAEECCGFGGTFAVKNSDVSAAMGTDKVRNAESTGAEVLCAADNSCLMHIGGTMTRLRTGMRPVHIAEILASTEEEPLV; from the coding sequence ATGCGTGTCGCCCTGTTCCTGACCTGTGTCAACGACACGCTGTATCCGGACACGGGCCGCGCGGTGGTGAAACTGCTGACCAGGCTGGATGTCGACGTCGACTTCCCGATGGGGCAGACCTGTTGCGGGCAGGCCCACTACAACACCGGCTATCGCCATGAGGCCGAGCCACTGGCGCGGAAGTTCTCCGATGTATTCGGGGCGTACGAGGCGATCGTGACGCCCTCGGGATCGTGCGGCGCGATGGTGCGGGAGCTGTATCCGCGCATGGGCGAGCGGGCGCGGGCGGAGGGGCGCGGGGACACGCTCGCCACGGCGCTGGCGCCGGTGGTGCCGAAGACGTACGAACTGACCGAGTTCCTGGTGGACGTGCTCGGGGTGACGGACGTGGGCGCCTACTACCCGCACACCGTGACGTACCACCCCACCTGTCACGGCCTGCGCAGTCTGGGCCTGGGCGCCCGCCCGCGCCGGCTGCTGGAGGCGGTCAAGGGGCTCGAGCTGCGGGAGCTGCCCGGCGCCGAGGAGTGCTGCGGCTTCGGCGGGACCTTCGCCGTGAAGAACTCCGATGTCTCGGCGGCGATGGGCACGGACAAGGTGCGCAACGCCGAGTCGACCGGGGCCGAGGTGCTGTGCGCCGCCGACAACTCCTGTCTGATGCACATCGGCGGCACCATGACCCGGCTGAGGACCGGCATGCGGCCGGTGCACATCGCGGAGATCCTGGCGAGCACGGAAGAGGAGCCGCTGGTATGA
- a CDS encoding LutB/LldF family L-lactate oxidation iron-sulfur protein — MSGTFVGMPAFPVAAHEAVNNQTLRGNLRHATHTIRAKRAKAVAEVSDWAELREAGKETKDHTLRHLDRYLVQLEESVVAAGGTVHWAADADEANRIVADLVKATGESEVVKVKSMATQEIGLNEALEAEGIHAYETDLAELIVQLGKDRPSHILVPAIHRNRGEIREIFAREMSEWGRPAPEGLTDSPAELAEAARLHLREKFLRAKVGISGANFMVAETGTLVVVESEGNGRMCLTLPETLISVVGIEKIVPTWRDLEVYLQTLPRSSTAERMNPYTSTWTGTTDGDGPQNFHLVLLDNGRTDTLADEVGRQALRCIRCSACLNVCPVYERAGGHAYGSVYPGPIGAILSPQLRGTQSEIDASLPYASSLCGACYEVCPVAIDIPEVLVHLRERIAQGGPVTRDGSKVVLQPAKGHAAERAAMRAARWAFSHPGALRTGQRLASRTRRFHPRTLPGPGKAWSDTRDLPAVPAEPFRDWWQRTHGGKDAK, encoded by the coding sequence ATGAGCGGGACGTTCGTCGGCATGCCGGCCTTCCCGGTGGCCGCGCACGAGGCCGTCAACAACCAGACCCTGCGCGGCAATCTCCGCCACGCCACGCACACGATCCGCGCCAAGCGGGCCAAGGCGGTCGCCGAGGTCTCCGACTGGGCGGAGCTGCGCGAGGCCGGCAAGGAGACCAAGGACCATACGCTCCGTCATCTCGACCGGTATCTCGTGCAGTTGGAGGAGTCGGTCGTCGCGGCCGGCGGCACCGTGCACTGGGCGGCCGACGCCGACGAGGCCAACCGGATCGTGGCCGATCTGGTCAAGGCCACCGGTGAGAGCGAGGTCGTCAAGGTCAAGTCCATGGCCACGCAGGAGATCGGCCTCAACGAAGCGCTGGAGGCCGAGGGCATCCACGCCTACGAGACCGATCTCGCCGAGCTGATCGTGCAGTTGGGCAAGGACCGCCCTTCGCACATCCTCGTCCCGGCGATCCACCGCAACCGTGGTGAGATCCGCGAGATCTTCGCCCGCGAGATGAGCGAGTGGGGCCGCCCGGCACCCGAGGGGCTCACCGACTCCCCCGCCGAACTCGCCGAGGCCGCCCGGCTGCACCTGCGCGAGAAGTTCCTGCGCGCCAAGGTCGGCATCTCCGGCGCCAACTTCATGGTCGCCGAGACCGGCACGCTGGTGGTCGTCGAGTCGGAGGGCAACGGCCGGATGTGCCTGACCCTGCCCGAGACGCTGATCTCGGTCGTCGGCATCGAGAAGATCGTGCCCACCTGGCGCGACCTGGAGGTCTACCTCCAGACCCTCCCCCGCTCCTCCACGGCCGAGCGCATGAACCCGTACACCTCGACGTGGACCGGCACCACGGACGGCGACGGGCCACAGAACTTCCACCTTGTGCTGCTGGACAACGGCCGCACCGACACCCTCGCCGACGAGGTCGGCCGCCAGGCCCTGCGCTGCATCCGCTGCTCGGCCTGCCTCAACGTCTGCCCCGTCTACGAGCGGGCGGGCGGCCACGCCTACGGCTCGGTCTACCCGGGCCCCATCGGCGCCATCCTCAGCCCCCAACTCCGGGGTACACAGAGCGAGATCGACGCCTCGCTGCCGTACGCGTCGAGTCTGTGCGGCGCCTGCTACGAGGTGTGCCCGGTCGCCATCGACATCCCCGAGGTGCTGGTGCATCTGCGGGAGCGCATCGCGCAGGGCGGCCCGGTGACACGGGACGGCAGCAAGGTGGTGCTGCAACCCGCGAAGGGGCACGCCGCCGAGCGGGCCGCCATGCGGGCGGCGCGCTGGGCGTTCAGCCATCCCGGCGCGCTGCGCACCGGCCAGCGGCTCGCGTCCCGCACCCGCCGCTTCCACCCGCGCACCCTGCCCGGTCCCGGCAAGGCGTGGAGCGACACCCGAGACCTGCCGGCGGTGCCCGCGGAGCCGTTCCGCGACTGGTGGCAGCGCACGCACGGCGGAAAGGACGCCAAGTGA